The Trueperaceae bacterium genome has a window encoding:
- the tsaE gene encoding tRNA (adenosine(37)-N6)-threonylcarbamoyltransferase complex ATPase subunit type 1 TsaE yields MRSLTRDVGSLDDLRRLAEDVAAATGPGDMLVLTGPLGAGKTTFVQQLAAALGSTAAVSSPTYTLVHEYPTPQGTLVHVDLYRLPPGGASALGLDDYLDRSRLVAVEWGEPLLAEHPGAHHLELALVDEDVGRRVATWRSPEPP; encoded by the coding sequence GTGCGCTCACTGACCCGCGACGTCGGGAGCCTGGACGACCTGCGCCGCCTCGCCGAGGACGTGGCCGCCGCCACCGGGCCGGGCGACATGCTCGTGCTCACGGGCCCGCTGGGAGCGGGCAAGACCACTTTCGTGCAGCAGCTCGCCGCCGCGCTGGGGTCTACCGCGGCGGTGAGCAGCCCCACCTACACGCTGGTGCACGAGTACCCCACGCCGCAAGGCACGCTCGTCCACGTCGACCTCTACCGCCTGCCGCCGGGCGGCGCGTCCGCGCTGGGCCTCGACGACTACCTGGACAGGTCGCGCCTCGTCGCCGTGGAGTGGGGTGAGCCGCTGCTCGCCGAGCACCCTGGCGCCCACCACCTCGAGCTGGCGCTGGTGGACGAGGACGTGGGGCGCCGCGTCGCGACCTGGCGGTCGCCGGAGCCGCCGTGA
- the tsaB gene encoding tRNA (adenosine(37)-N6)-threonylcarbamoyltransferase complex dimerization subunit type 1 TsaB gives MSERAAGSRLTLAVDCATPYLALALVDEDGRVLGRFAAEVGREHATRLVPELHALTAGVPGWRGRLALVVAGVGPGSYTGLRVALATASGLARAVGAEVRGAPTFAALAAGVLAPGEDAVVTLDARRGNVYAAHCRRAPGPEDVAPSVALLAGPVKLPAAEAGSLAPGARVLPAGTPDAAALAASAAEGPPAAIYL, from the coding sequence GTGAGCGAGCGCGCGGCCGGGAGCCGCCTGACGCTGGCCGTCGACTGCGCCACGCCGTACCTGGCGCTGGCGCTCGTCGACGAGGACGGGCGCGTGCTGGGCCGCTTCGCCGCCGAGGTGGGGCGGGAGCACGCCACGCGCCTGGTGCCTGAGCTGCACGCGCTCACCGCCGGGGTGCCGGGCTGGCGCGGCCGGCTGGCGCTGGTCGTGGCCGGCGTGGGGCCCGGCTCCTACACGGGGCTCAGGGTCGCGCTGGCGACGGCCAGCGGGCTGGCCCGCGCCGTCGGCGCGGAGGTGAGGGGCGCGCCCACCTTCGCCGCCCTCGCCGCCGGCGTGCTCGCGCCAGGCGAGGACGCGGTGGTAACCCTCGACGCCAGGCGCGGCAACGTCTACGCCGCCCACTGCCGGCGTGCACCAGGCCCCGAGGACGTCGCGCCGTCCGTGGCGCTGCTCGCCGGGCCCGTGAAGCTCCCCGCCGCCGAGGCGGGGTCGCTGGCGCCCGGCGCGCGCGTCCTGCCGGCGGGAACACCGGACGCCGCCGCGCTCGCCGCCAGCGCCGCCGAGGGCCCGCCGGCGGCGATCTACCTCTAG
- a CDS encoding rod shape-determining protein, with protein sequence MFFKFGQEIGVDLGTATVLIYVKGQGILLREPSVIAMVRDTGEVKAVGEEAYRMLGRTPGNIVAVRPMRDGVIADYDLTEKMLQAFVRKVLRGPSRLFKPQVMVCVPSGVTEVERRAVLQATREVGARKAFLIEEPLAAAIGAGVKIAEPTGSMIVDIGGGTTDIAIISLGGIVVSESLRIAGNELDESIIRYIRQKENLLIGDRTAEEVKRRIGAATIRSSADELETEVRGRDLINGLPKSVRVTTSDIVEALQEPIQKIADGVRRVLEQAPPELVSDVIDRGIIMTGGGSLLRNFDELLRQTTGIPVMVADNATDSVALGTGQALDMIHVLRDALISDNFLRR encoded by the coding sequence ATGTTCTTCAAGTTCGGACAGGAGATCGGGGTCGACCTGGGCACGGCCACGGTCTTGATCTACGTCAAGGGCCAGGGCATCCTCCTGCGCGAGCCCTCGGTGATCGCCATGGTGCGCGACACCGGCGAGGTGAAGGCCGTCGGCGAGGAGGCGTACCGGATGCTCGGCCGCACCCCGGGCAACATCGTCGCGGTAAGGCCCATGCGCGACGGCGTGATCGCCGATTACGACCTGACCGAGAAGATGCTGCAGGCCTTCGTCCGCAAGGTGCTGCGCGGCCCCAGCCGCCTGTTCAAGCCCCAGGTCATGGTGTGCGTGCCCTCGGGCGTCACCGAGGTCGAGCGCCGCGCCGTGCTGCAGGCGACCCGCGAGGTGGGCGCGCGCAAGGCCTTCCTCATCGAGGAGCCGCTGGCCGCGGCGATCGGCGCGGGAGTGAAGATCGCCGAGCCGACGGGCAGCATGATCGTCGACATCGGCGGCGGCACCACCGACATCGCGATCATCTCGCTCGGCGGCATCGTCGTCTCGGAGAGCCTGCGCATCGCCGGCAACGAGCTCGACGAGTCGATCATCCGCTACATCAGGCAGAAGGAGAACCTGCTCATCGGCGACCGCACGGCCGAGGAGGTCAAGCGCCGCATCGGCGCCGCCACGATCCGCAGCTCCGCCGACGAGCTCGAGACCGAGGTGCGCGGACGCGACCTCATCAACGGCCTGCCGAAGAGCGTGCGCGTGACCACGTCGGACATCGTGGAGGCCCTCCAGGAGCCGATCCAGAAGATCGCCGACGGCGTGAGGCGCGTGCTCGAGCAGGCCCCGCCGGAGCTGGTCTCGGACGTCATCGACCGCGGGATCATCATGACCGGCGGCGGCTCGCTGCTGAGGAACTTCGACGAGCTGCTGCGGCAGACGACGGGCATACCGGTGATGGTCGCCGACAACGCCACCGACTCGGTGGCGCTCGGCACGGGCCAGGCCCTCGACATGATCCACGTGCTCCGGGACGCGCTGATCTCGGACAACTTCCTCAGACGCTGA